The following are from one region of the Colius striatus isolate bColStr4 chromosome Z, bColStr4.1.hap1, whole genome shotgun sequence genome:
- the TMEM215 gene encoding transmembrane protein 215 has product MARTMRPDDINPRTGLVVALVSVFLVFGFMFTVSGIKGETLGDIPLLAIGPAICLPGIAAIALTRKTDGCTKWPKNKCPCCKQVKDRDVMELLRTPSDLESGKGSCDELAKKAYQKDKKVLRGEDSVSICTTTTTMGECKNLIRKVDQEEMLRYLETCYPEMPGNVFVADSSVCSALERKSSSPTKDDTACPDIEDNIFVAPKDSIIVCSYKENSPYDRYCCYINPTGVNSDQETIV; this is encoded by the coding sequence ATGGCACGGACAATGAGACCCGATGACATCAACCCCCGGACAGGGCTGGTGGTGGCTCTGGTCAGCGTCTTCTTGGTGTTTGGCTTCATGTTCACAGTGTCTGGCATCAAGGGAGAGACCCTAGGTGACATCCCACTGCTGGCTATCGGGCCAGCCATCTGCCTGCCGGGCATCGCTGCCATTGCCCTCACCAGAAAGACCGACGGCTGCACCAAGTGGCCGAAGAACAAGTGTCCATGCTGCAAGCAAGTGAAAGACCGGGATGTCATGGAGCTGCTGAGGACCCCCTCAGACCTAGAATCTGGCAAGGGGAGTTGTGATGAACTGGCCAAGAAAGCATACCAGAAGGACAAGAAGGTGCTGCGGGGTGAGGACTCTGTGTCCAtctgcaccaccaccaccaccatggGAGAGTGCAAAAACCTCATCAGAAAGGTGGATCAGGAGGAAATGCTGAGATACTTGGAGACCTGTTACCCAGAGATGCCAGGGAATGTGTTCGTGGCAGACAGTTCTGTGTGCAGTGCCTTGGAGAGGAAGAGCTCTTCTCCCACCAAGGATGATACTGCTTGCCCAGACATCGAAGACAACATTTTTGTTGCTCCTAAAGACAGCATCATTGTCTGCTCTTACAAGGAGAACAGCCCTTATGACAGATACTGTTGTTACATAAACCCCACTGGAGTCAACTCGGACCAGGAGACCATAGTGTGA